The nucleotide sequence GGGAACGGACGGTCAGTTGCGTCCGGACGGGCTAACGGGTTTCATGGGAGCCCTCATCGAGAAAGTCCATCCGCGCAATCTGTTGGCCGCCGCGAGAGGGGAACGCATCGTCAATCATGAACAGGATCGGGGAAGGATCGCTGGAAGCAGCCCTAGGGCCGTGTCGCGGACATTGCCGGGTGTCATGCTTTCGGAAATGATCCAGCGCCGGCTCATCGAGGGGGATGAGTATGGCACCGGGCAAACCCAGGGCCAGGCCGGGGCTGGCGCGCCCGACATCGCGGAGCTCGCGCTGCACTGGCTCGGCGCCGATGATGCCCCGCGGCTGGTCGTCGATCCCGCGTTGACGATCGAGTGGCTGAATCTCAGCGCCGAGCGGGAGTTGCGGCGTCGGCGCGGCGTCATGCGGCGGGGCGAGCTGCTGATGGCGACCAGCACCACCCAGCATGGCGAGCTGATCGCCTTCCTGAAGCGCTGCGGTGACGGTGGCGGGACGCTGTGCCTGAGGGGCGAGGATCAGGAAGGTCATCTCCTGCTGATGGCGCAGCCGCTACCTGGAGACCGGTTCGGCCTCACCTTCCGGCGGTGCGGGGCCGAGTTCAGCCCCGCTTATGCCGACCTGCAGGCGGCGTTCCAGCTCACGCGAAGCGAGACGACGGTGCTGCTTCAGCTGGCCGACGGCTATTCCGCCGCTCAGATCGCGCGGCGTCTAGGGGTCTCGACGGCGACGACGCGCTCCCACATCAAGAGCCTCCATGTGAAGCTTAACGTCAAATCCCGCGAGGCCCTGCTGAGCCGTATCCGCGCCTACCAGCTTTGAGCGGAGCTCAAGGGGTCGCCGCTGGCGTCGGCGGCGGCGTCACGCTAGTCCCCCGAGAAGGGCCTGACAGGGCCGGAACGGGAGAGACCATGCTGCGCACCCTTTATCCTTCGATCGAACCTTTTGAATCCGGCATGCTCGATGTCGGCGACGGCCACAGCGTCTATTATGAGCGCTGCGGAACGAAGGGCGCCAAGCCGGCGGTGTTCCTGCACGGCGGACCGGGTGGCGGTTGCTCGCCGGAGCATCGCCGCCAGTTCGATCCGGCTCTGTATGACGTACTGCTCTTCGATCAGCGCGGCTGCGGCCGATCGACGCCTTATGCGAACCTGGACGCGAACACGACCTGGCATCTGGTCGCCGACATCGAGCGGCTGCGCGAGCTCATGGGCGTCGACCAATGGCTGGTGTTCGGCGGCTCCTGGGGCTCGACCCTGGCGCTCGCATATGCCGAGACCCATCCGGAGCGCGTCAGCGAGCTGGTCCTGCGGGGAATCTACACCTGCACCAAGCCGGAGCTCGACTGGTTCTACCAGTTCGGCGTGTCGGAAATGTTCCCGGAGGAGTGGGATCGTTTCGTATCCATCATTCCCGAGGAGGAGCGGGGCGACATCCTCGCCGCCTTCCACCGGCGGCTGACCGGCGACGACCGCGAGCTTCAGATCGCTGCCGCGCGCGCCTGGAGCCTCTATGAGGGCGAGACGATCACCCTGCTCCCCGATCCCAAGCTTCAGGCGCAGCATGACGATCCCGATTTCGCGCTCGCCTTCGCCCGGATCGAGACGCACTATTTCATGCACGGCGCCTGGCTGGAGCCGAACCAGCTTATCCGCGACGCGGGACGGCTGAAAGGCATCCCCGGCACGATCGTTCACGGCCGCTACGACATGCCCTGCGCGGCGCGGTATGCGTGGCGTCTCCATCACGCCTGGCCCGAAGCCGACTTCCGCCTCGTCGAGGGTGCCGGCCACGCTTTTTCCGAGCCCGGTATTCTCGATCAGCTCATCCGTGCCACCGATCGTTACGCGGGAAAGGCAGCGCCCGAGTAGACGTATCGCCCCACCGGCGCGAGGAGGCCCGCTCCTCCGCCTCATCACGCTGAATCGAGGCCCTGGCGCCTGCCGCTCTTCGCGAGGAAATGCGTCGATCGGCCATGGAGCTTGTAGAACTCTAAGGCCGGCCTAAGGGAGTGGCATCCGTTGAAACTCAGACTATGTCCCGGGCCATGGCTGCACCTGTTCTTGCTTATGAAAATCTCGGCCTCGTCCAGGGTGCCGGCTGGCTGTTCCGGGGTCTCGACCTGTTCGTCGGGCCGCGCGACCGGTTGGCGCTGATCGGGCGCAACGGCGCCGGGAAGACGACGCTCCTGAAATGCCTCGCCGGGATGATCGAGACCGACGAGGGGCGGCGGACGATCCAGCCCGGGGTGAAGGTCGTGCTGCTGGAGCAGGATCCGGACGTCGCCCGGTTCGAGACGCTTCGGGACTATGCGCTCTCAGGCCCCGGTGCGCCGGCGGCGCATGAGGTGGAGGCGATCGCCGACCAGATCGGCATCGACCTCGGCCGGCCGGCCGCCACCGCCTCGGGCGGGGAGCGACGGCGCGCGGCGATCGCGCGGGCGCTGGCGCGGGACCCGCAGGTGCTGCTGCTAGACGAGCCGACCAACCATCTCGATCTCGCCGCGATCGAATGGCTGGAAGACTGGCTCGGCCGCTTCACCGGCGCCTTCATCGCGATTAGCCACGACCGCACGTTCCTGAAGCGCCTTACCCGTTCGAGCCTGTGGCTCGACCGGGGGCAGTTGCGGCGGGCGGAGATCGGCTTTGGCGGCTTCGATGCGTGGACGGAGCAGATTTATGCCGAGGAGGCGCGGGCAGCCGAGAAGCTCGACGCCAAGCTCAAGCTGGAGCTGCACTGGCTGCAGCGCGGCGTGACCGCCAGGCGGAAGCGGAACCAGGGCCGGCTCGCCAAGCTGCACGAGATGCGGGCGGCGCGGGCGGCGATGCTGGGGCCGGCGGGGACAGCCAAGCTCGGCCTCGAGAATGACGATGTGAAGACGAAGATGGTGATCGACGCCCAAGGCGTCACCAAGCGCTTCGGCGACCGCGCGATCATCAAGGACTTCACCCTGCGCATCCAGCGCGGCGACCGGATCGGCGTGGTCGGTGCCAACGGCGCGGGGAAGACGACCCTCTTGAAGCTGCTGACCGGCGAGATCGAGCCGGACGAGGGCACGATCCGGCGGGCGAAGACGCTGGAAGGCATCATGATCGACCAGCAGCGAAAGCTGCTTAATCCCGACAAGCGCGTCCGTGACGTGCTCGCCGACGGGGGCGACTGGATCGAGGTGCGCGGGGTGAGGAAGCACGTCCAGGGCTATCTGAAGGAATTCTTGTTCGCCCCGGAGCTGATCGACGCCAAGATCGGCACCTTGTCCGGAGGGGAGCGGTCGCGCCTGCTGCTGGCGCGCGAATTCGCGCGCCGTTCCAACCTGCTGGTGCTCGACGAGCCGACCAACGATCTCGACCTGGAGACGCTGGACCTCCTCCAGGAGGTGATCGCGGACTATGACGGCACCGTCCTCATCGTCAGCCACGACCGCGACTTCCTCGACCGCACGGTGACCATCACCCTGGGCCTCGACGGCTCCGGCAAGGTCGACGTCGTTGCCGGCGGCTATGAGGATTGGGAGAGGAAGCGCCGGCCGCACGCCCATAATGCGAAGGTGCCGGAGCCCGCCAAGGCCGCGCCGTCTGCGCCGCGCCGGCAGACGAAGCTCAGCTACAAGGACCAGCGCGATTATGACCTGCTGCCGGAGCGCATCGACCAGCTGGAGGCCGAGATCGCCCGGGACGAGGACATCCTCTCCGATCCCGACCTCTACACTCGCGACCCCGCCCGCTTCGCCGCTCTTACCGCCGCCATCGAGAAGGCGAGGGCCGAGCGCGACGCCGCCGAGGAGCGATGGCTGGAACTGGCCGAGCAGGTAGAAGCGCTGGCGAGCTGAAGCGCTACTGACGGCGGACTCTAGCCCCGCCGCGCCTCGGTCAAATGGGCGCGGATCTGCTCGTCGGTGGGGGCGCCGCGGGAGGCGCGTTCGAGCAGCGCCAGGCCCCTGGCCGGATCGCGGCCGCTCTTGAACAGAAGCCAGCCATAGGTGTCGGCGGTGGCGGGATTGTCCTCGTCGAGCTTCCACGCCTTTTCGGCGAGCGGCAGCGCCTTGCCATAGTCGCCCAGCTCCGAATAGGCCCAGGCGAGGTTGTTGAGCATCACCGCGTCCCGGTCGCCGAGGCGGCGGCGGAGCCCTTCATAGACGCGGACGGCATCGGGCCACTGGCGGGCGGCCATCATCCGGCCCGCGGCGAGCAGCTGAGCCGGCACGCTGCGCGGGTTCTGCGCCAGATAGAGGTTCAGCACCTCGGTCGCGGAGGCGGCCTGACCCGAGCGCTCCAGCGCCTCGATGAGGCGCATCGCCACCGGTTCCGTGAAGGCGATGTTCGCCGCCTTGCGATACTCCTGTGCGGCGCCCTTGAAGTCGCCGCCGAGGCCGCGCGCGTCGCCGACCAGCACATGAGCATCGGGCGCGCCGGGATTTTCCGCCTGAAGCTTCACCGCCCGTTGCAGCGCCTCCTCGCCCAGCCCATTGGCAAGGAGCGCGCCGATCAGCGCCACTTGCGCCGGCGCCCGCCCCGGATTCCGCTCGGCGTTGCGCCGAAGTGCCTCGAGCTTCCCCTGGTCGACGGGTTCCGACCACAGCGCGGTTGCGGCGCGCCGCTGCGGCTGCGCCGCCCGGGCAA is from Sphingosinicella humi and encodes:
- a CDS encoding helix-turn-helix transcriptional regulator, encoding MIQRRLIEGDEYGTGQTQGQAGAGAPDIAELALHWLGADDAPRLVVDPALTIEWLNLSAERELRRRRGVMRRGELLMATSTTQHGELIAFLKRCGDGGGTLCLRGEDQEGHLLLMAQPLPGDRFGLTFRRCGAEFSPAYADLQAAFQLTRSETTVLLQLADGYSAAQIARRLGVSTATTRSHIKSLHVKLNVKSREALLSRIRAYQL
- the pip gene encoding prolyl aminopeptidase yields the protein MLRTLYPSIEPFESGMLDVGDGHSVYYERCGTKGAKPAVFLHGGPGGGCSPEHRRQFDPALYDVLLFDQRGCGRSTPYANLDANTTWHLVADIERLRELMGVDQWLVFGGSWGSTLALAYAETHPERVSELVLRGIYTCTKPELDWFYQFGVSEMFPEEWDRFVSIIPEEERGDILAAFHRRLTGDDRELQIAAARAWSLYEGETITLLPDPKLQAQHDDPDFALAFARIETHYFMHGAWLEPNQLIRDAGRLKGIPGTIVHGRYDMPCAARYAWRLHHAWPEADFRLVEGAGHAFSEPGILDQLIRATDRYAGKAAPE
- a CDS encoding ABC-F family ATP-binding cassette domain-containing protein codes for the protein MAAPVLAYENLGLVQGAGWLFRGLDLFVGPRDRLALIGRNGAGKTTLLKCLAGMIETDEGRRTIQPGVKVVLLEQDPDVARFETLRDYALSGPGAPAAHEVEAIADQIGIDLGRPAATASGGERRRAAIARALARDPQVLLLDEPTNHLDLAAIEWLEDWLGRFTGAFIAISHDRTFLKRLTRSSLWLDRGQLRRAEIGFGGFDAWTEQIYAEEARAAEKLDAKLKLELHWLQRGVTARRKRNQGRLAKLHEMRAARAAMLGPAGTAKLGLENDDVKTKMVIDAQGVTKRFGDRAIIKDFTLRIQRGDRIGVVGANGAGKTTLLKLLTGEIEPDEGTIRRAKTLEGIMIDQQRKLLNPDKRVRDVLADGGDWIEVRGVRKHVQGYLKEFLFAPELIDAKIGTLSGGERSRLLLAREFARRSNLLVLDEPTNDLDLETLDLLQEVIADYDGTVLIVSHDRDFLDRTVTITLGLDGSGKVDVVAGGYEDWERKRRPHAHNAKVPEPAKAAPSAPRRQTKLSYKDQRDYDLLPERIDQLEAEIARDEDILSDPDLYTRDPARFAALTAAIEKARAERDAAEERWLELAEQVEALAS